The sequence CATCCAGCGGCCGCCAGAACCACATCGGGTCCGCGCTATGCATCAGCACCGGCACTCCCAATTGTCCCGCCCGCTCGAAAACCCTGTCCAGCCTGCGGTCATCGACCCGGATCAACTCACCTGTTTTGTCTCTGACTTCCAGGCCCAGGTCCTTGAATATCTTCAGGCCCGCGCACCCTTTTTCCACCGCCCGTTCCAGTTCATCGGCCTGGGACGTATCCCAGCCGGGGTTGTCAAGACCGCTCCAGTCGAGGTTCATCAACTGCNNNNNNNNNNAACGCGTCCTGCCAGCCCAGCGTGATACTGCACTCGATCCCGCAGGCGTCCATCACCCGTACAGCCATTTCCGCCCATTGCGGAGCCGCATGGATATGAGCGTCAATTATTTTTACCGGTCCTGACATTACCGTTCTTTTCAGCGAAGAGGGTAAATTACTTACGCTTTCAGGACGTCCGGCTCCGGCTCGCCTTCCTGCTTGAGCCGCCAGAACAGATGGTGCGAGTCGATCCAGTCGAGATCACTGCCCTGGCGGCGCAAGTGGATAATATGGCTTGTCACCTGCATCACCTGCCAGATACTGTCCGGCGCTCCCTCCAGCTCAACTGTCCCGTGTCCCGGCAGCAGGACCTGCCATTTTGCCGCATCCGGGTCGTCGTGGAGTCTCCACAGGCTCGCCAGGTACTGGTCCCAGTTGCAATAGCCGGCGCCCATCCAGGCGTGACGGCCGAAATGGAGGACAATGTCCCCGCTGATCAATCCAGAGGTGCCGGCCCAGTCGAAACTGAAGCATGCCGAGCCGGGAGTGTGGCCCGGTGTGTGAATCGCCCGCAGGCTCAGTCGGCCGAAAGTAAGCGTATCCCCGCCGGCGAACGAAAGCGGGTTTTTAACCGGTGTCACCGGCAGGCTCTGCTCGCCCAGATCCAGCTCACCGGTCATATAGCCCCGGTCGTCCTCGTGGATATAAACCGGCACGCCGCGCGCTTCCCACTGGGCTGCGCACTGGCTGTGGTCCCAGTGCATGTGGGTCAGCAGCACCCATTTGACGTCGGACAATTCGTACCCCAGCTGCCTGATCTGGGTATTCACCAGGGCCGAGAACCGGTCGTAGCTGGGATCGATCAGCAACAGGCCCGATCCTGTATCCCAGAGGTAGACACACTGGTGGTAGTCGTCCGGACCCAGCAGATAGAGATTCTCCAGAATCCGCCCCGGGCGGCGCTGAATCGGTTCCACGAGTTGGCCCCACTTGTAGGAATGGGCCAGCCACACGCTGGCGTCGTCTTTCCAGTTGCGCTTCGGGTTCCAGTCCTCGTACTTGAACTGCTCGATCAGAGTGAACCGGTCATGGATCACCTTGTGTCCCAGGGGACTGGTGTGGGTCACCGCGGGATGATAGCGGCCCTCTGCCGCATTGCCCGCCCGCTGAGCCGTTTCGGCGTTTCCTGCCGACGGAGCGCTGCCGCTACAGGCAGCTCCCAGTGATAGCCCGGACAGTGAGATAAAATGTCTTCGGTCCATCGTTTGCCTCCCGAGGTTGACGAAATGGTTGTGCCAAGAGTGTTCGGTTTTATATTTTCAACCCTGTGCCGGCCCGGCGCCGCACTTCCCCAGCCCACGGCTGCCGGTACGGTTACCGGTTCATTATATGCATGACTGAGCTTCATTCGCAAGCAGCAAGGAGAAAATATGGCTGACCAGGAACTGAAAGGCGCTTACGACGAGGTCGAGGTGGAGGATACTCTCCTGCTCAAGGACTTCGAACCCAGGACCATGCTGAAGCAGGAAATTCATCTCCCGGAAAGGCCTAAGTTTCCGGCTGTCGACGCCCACGTGCACCTGGATGAGGTCAAGGGGATGACCGCCGAAAAATATCTGAAGCTGATGGACGAGGCGGGGATCGAGGCCTGCGTGACGCTGACCTGGCTGCCGATCGAGGAAGTGCCGGGTTATCTAAAGCGTTTCAGCGCCACCTATCCCGACCGCTTCAAGGTCGTGATCTGGAACCACCTCGATGAGCTCGAGCGCACCGGCAAACCCGACCATTTCCTCGATTGGATGAAACGGCTCAACGACCTCGGCCTGGCGGGTTTCAAGTTCTGGAAGGACATGGGACTGACCGCCAGAAACCCCGAGGGCGATTTGTGGCGGATCGACGATGAGCGGCTGGACCCGGTCTATGCGCTGGCCGGCGAGCTCGATATGCCGTTCATCTTCCACACCGCGGACCCCGATGCGTTTTTCATCCCGCTCGACCGTTTCAACGAGCGCTACGAGGAATTGATCCGCCACCCGGACTGGACATTCAATGATCCGGAGCGCCATCCCAAAAAAGAAGATGTCCTGGCCCAGCAGGAAAACGTGATCAAGCGCCATCCCGATACCCGCTTCTGGGCCGCCCACTGCGCCGCCCGCGGCGAGAACCTTCCCGAGCTGAGCCGCCTGCTGGAGACCTACCCGAATTTTTACTGCGACATCAGCGCCAGGATCAACGAGCTGGGCCGCCAGCCCTGGAGCTCCCGCGAGCTGCTTATCGATTTCGCCGACCGGATCGCGTTCGGCAGCGACATGGACCCGGAAGTGGAGATGTACAGTCTTTGCTGGCGCTTTTTCGAAACCCGCGACGAGTACTGGGACTACCCCAGCCATCCCTCGCGCCAGGGCCGCTGGAAAGTCCACTCGCTGGACCTGCCGGATGACACGCTGAAAAAGTTCTACCACGACACCGCCTGGAATTTTTTCTGGAAAAGCTGATTGACATAACTCCGCTAAGGAGCCGGCTATGTCCCGCAAGATAAATCGCAGAAATTTCACGCTGACCTCTCTGGCGGGCCTGGCGGCCCTGCCGCCGGGTTTAGCGGGACCTTTAGCCGCATCTCGGGCTTCGGGCACAAGGCAACGGACCGTCGTGGGGATTGACGGCGACGGCTGGACGATCAACGGGAGGCCGACTTACGAGGGACGGACCTGGAACGGCCGCAGGATCGAGGGCCTGTTGCTGAACTCGCGGATGATCCAGGGTGTGTTCGACGACGCCAACCCGGAAACTGTCGGCCGCTGGACCTACCCTGACACCGGCCGCTGGGACCCGGAGCGCAACACGCGCGAGTTCCTGGCCGCCATGCCAGCCTGGCGCGCCCACGGCCTGCTGGCGTTCACGATCAACTTCCAGGGCGGCAGCCCCCAGGGGTATTCCAAGCTCCAGCCCTGGCACAACTCGGCGTTCAAATCAAATGGCGGACTGAAGCAGCCCTACCTGGACCGGATGGAACGGATCCTCGATTTCGCCGATGAGCTGGGGATGGCGGTTATCCTCGGCGTGTTCTATTTCGGCCAGGACGAGCGGCTGGCCGACGGGCAAGCGGTTGTCCGCGGATTGGACAACGCCTGTAACTGGGTTCTGGACGGCGGCTGGACCAACGTGGTGATCGAGGTCAATAACGAGTGCGACGTTCCCCGCTACGAGCACGACATCCTTAAACCGAAGCATGTGCACGAACTGATCGAGCGGGTTAAAAGCCACGGTCGTGATGGACGCCGCCTGCTGGTCAGCACCAGCTACGGGGGCGGTTCACTGGCGCGCGAGAACGTGGTCCGCAGCGCGGATTTTATCCTGATGCACGGCAACGGTGTCTCTGAGCCGGCGCGGATCGCGGAGATGGTGCGGGAGGTGAGGCAGGTGGCCGGCTGGCGGCCGATGCCGGTCGTGTTCAACGAGGACGACCACTTCGATTTCGACAAACCGGCCAGTAACATGCTGGCCGCGCTGAGTGAATACGCATCCTGGGGCTATTTCGACCCGGGCCAGAGCAACTACCGCGACGGCTACCAGTGCCCGCCCGTAAACTGGCAGATCAATACCACCCGGAAACGGGCTTTTTTCGGCAAGTTGAAGGAAATTACCGGAGAGTAAGAGCATGGAGCTCTAGCAGGACTGGGACAAGGCGCGGGAGAGAATTCTGGCATGGTGGAACCGCGAACTGGTCGACCGCTGCGTGATCCAGGTTTCCGCTCCCCGCAACGGAGCCACTGGCGATGAGTGGGACCCGTTCCACATGGCGCGTAACCTCGACGGGCCGGATGCGCTCAAACACCTGGACATGCTGCTCGACATC comes from Candidatus Glassbacteria bacterium and encodes:
- a CDS encoding amidohydrolase family protein, which encodes MADQELKGAYDEVEVEDTLLLKDFEPRTMLKQEIHLPERPKFPAVDAHVHLDEVKGMTAEKYLKLMDEAGIEACVTLTWLPIEEVPGYLKRFSATYPDRFKVVIWNHLDELERTGKPDHFLDWMKRLNDLGLAGFKFWKDMGLTARNPEGDLWRIDDERLDPVYALAGELDMPFIFHTADPDAFFIPLDRFNERYEELIRHPDWTFNDPERHPKKEDVLAQQENVIKRHPDTRFWAAHCAARGENLPELSRLLETYPNFYCDISARINELGRQPWSSRELLIDFADRIAFGSDMDPEVEMYSLCWRFFETRDEYWDYPSHPSRQGRWKVHSLDLPDDTLKKFYHDTAWNFFWKS
- a CDS encoding amidohydrolase family protein, coding for MNLDWSGLDNPGWDTSQADELERAVEKGCAGLKIFKDLGLEVRDKTGELIRVDDRRLDRVFERAGQLGVPVLMHSADPMWFWRPLD
- a CDS encoding MBL fold metallo-hydrolase translates to MDRRHFISLSGLSLGAACSGSAPSAGNAETAQRAGNAAEGRYHPAVTHTSPLGHKVIHDRFTLIEQFKYEDWNPKRNWKDDASVWLAHSYKWGQLVEPIQRRPGRILENLYLLGPDDYHQCVYLWDTGSGLLLIDPSYDRFSALVNTQIRQLGYELSDVKWVLLTHMHWDHSQCAAQWEARGVPVYIHEDDRGYMTGELDLGEQSLPVTPVKNPLSFAGGDTLTFGRLSLRAIHTPGHTPGSACFSFDWAGTSGLISGDIVLHFGRHAWMGAGYCNWDQYLASLWRLHDDPDAAKWQVLLPGHGTVELEGAPDSIWQVMQVTSHIIHLRRQGSDLDWIDSHHLFWRLKQEGEPEPDVLKA